ATCTGGCTTCTTTCATCGATCTCCTTAATGTATTTGATCTACCTCAGACTGTCTTCTTTCTTCTAACCCTGATGTTCTACGCCTGAAAGCAGATGAGCTTCCACCGCGAGGCAAATCACTGGCAGAGGAGATCGATAGACCAAAACCATAATTGGagtaaaatatgtaaaatttgaataaatacttCTCTCATATTCAATGTACTTTTCCTAAAAGCAATATCCACTGGTgacaaagaagaagaaaaaaaatctaaagGGAAATCCCATGTTAATTTACAAAATGAGGGCACAACAATGTTTTACTTCAAGCTTTCCAAACTGATACCAGACGAAGCTTTTCTTTCCTTCAAAATTTCAGTGATGGTTAGCTTCTACTAGTTTTGGAGTTTCTCAAGACTTGAGAGGCTCATACTCGAACAGGCGGCCGAGTAGACTTCCCTGCTCTTCTGAAGAACAAAACATAGCGCATGCATATgtgagaaaagagaagaaatcaaGAGACTAGAGGCAGTAAATACTTCAGAACAAGGTTGTGCATAAGCATCAGATAATAACATATGTGGAATCAATTTTATACCTAATTCTGAATGAAATTTTACATACAAGAAATATGAATTTAACACACTCAGACCTAACTACAAGTACTCCATCTTTAGGTCCTCTCTGTATAGTATAGAAACTACAGAAGGAATTATCAATAAACCGCGTTGCAAGACTGAGAAAATCACTTATAAGCATTGCAGTACTAAAATTCTTCAATCAACtgtaaaaaagaattaaaacaaatagAAGGCCATTGAGTGATGTACCTGTTGTGGATAGGATCCGAGCCATTAGGCACTCTTCGCTTACTGACATAATGTAATTTAGCAGCACCATGACCAGCATTCCTCTGTTTCCCTATGAGCCCGAAACTTCGACTTGATGGAACAGTAAGTGTAGCCAAGCTTCCTGGTTGATTGCTTGTCATCCCAAAATACAGTAAACAAAGTATCCCCATCGCAAAAACAGCTCCCAACAGACCCCTCGAAACTCTACGGCTTCCAACCATGGCCAACTCTCCTTGTTCAACCCCTTTATATATTCTCTGCAACACAAGCTTGTGGGCCATTGAAAACGAGATTTAAGAATAATGATAAGGTGAAAACAATCATGAGGGTGACCATATATAAGCAGCAGGTCCAGATATAAGCAGAAGGAAAGAATCAGCTTTAGTTAAGGCTATGGTGAATGAAATTAACTGAggattatttgtattataagAGGCACAACTAGGATCAAGATTTTGTTGAGTGAGTCTGATAAAGATTGGCTAATAAAGTTTCTTATACCTTGTTGCTTTAGCTCAATAAGGGGTCCACTGGAGAACCCAAGCTTTGCTTTGGTGAGCACATTTTCATGCAGCCGTTCAAAGGGGACCTCACTATCACTTCCTATTGCTTACTACATACCCAAAACTTGGAAAAAGGCTTCGGTTTCCGTGCAGATGTCGATATTATAATCAAGACCAGTCACCTAATTTCTGCAAATGGCTCTGCCCTTTTGCTCTACCATCTGTGTTTGAGTTATAACAGCGTTCTGCATTTGTTAAATATAGTATTTACGATCCTGACAAGTCTTCCTCCTAAGGTCTCAAGAGTTCGGTGGCTTAACACTGTTACGTTTGGTAACTATAATAGTTTAACAATCCTTACTGCAGCACTATTATGTTCTGTAATTACACAATCGTGATAATCTTAAAGAAATTAACATCTATAAATGTAACTTAATAACACGACGGTGTCATCCAGCAGAAAAACGATGACAGGGCTGTTACAGGATAATGTAAAAAGCAGGACCCCGGCAATCCAGGCGATTATGTGGTATTATTGCCTAAGAACAGCTCTTCCCACCCTCTAGCTTTGGTTTTAATTAATGGTTCCCACTGAATGTAATATTTTAAcactcattattttttttgtaatagtATTTTGTGCCGCTGCTGGCAGAGTCATAGAAGCTAACTGAGCAATCCCTCTACTTCTACTTGagtctatactatactataataagcaaacatgagtataatttgtagttcaGTAACGCTTGGACAAAATTGATAAGATAACAGGGGGACTTGATATTCTTTTAACGAAAGTGCAGTTAATTGAAAGTGACAATGTCTCATGGACAAGCCAAAAATCATCCCTCATTTGGCATATTCTGCTCCTTTACAGATATCAAATAAGGCATAACTTGGCATGGAAAAGAAAAAGGAGAAGGAAAACGAAATGACACCTACACAATCTGGAATCATATTATCGACCTAATTTTACCATTTTTTCGATATGAATGCAGTAAAATGTTGAGAGATTTGGTCAAGGAGAATGTTACAGAAAGATCTGCTAAAGCCTCAAGGTGATGTAGCGCTGTAAGATTCAGTCCAGCAAAACGGCTCCTTGTTAATAAGACATTTGACATGGAGTAAGATGCAAACCTCCTGGTCTACTTAAATCTTATGCATAAACATAAAGCAGAGAGGTCTCTGCAATACTAACAATACACTCAGAGTGAAAGCACTGGAATCATTGAATGTTTTGTGTCAAGTGTTCAAAGTATCAGTCAGGTGGTCCATGAATATCCTTTCAAACCAAATTCTCACCTCTTTTTGGTCCCTAAACTTTGTTACTGTCCCCTTAATTTGAACCAGTGCCCGCCATCAATCGGGTTTAAGTAATCACTTTATTCGTATGATGAGGCTATAAGATTAAATTAAGTTCTCCTTGTCAGTTCAATATGACACCAAATCAATCAGGATGGTCCAGGCTTAGGGAATCAGGAAATAAGCAGGTGAGGTGAATAATGAATATACGTTGAGGTATCAAGGCCCCTGGTTAGAATGTATTGCAAATTAAAGCGTTTGTGGCTTTTGTGCTTTCACCCAGATTGAATTGGCATAACTAAGAACATAAAAAGATGGTATGATGAAGCTAACACTGGACCTACTCTCTGAAAACATCAATCCATGGATTTATCATCTTATCAGTTTCCATGATTGTCACACATTAATCCGATCCAGCTTGCCTGAATGTTTTTACAAAGATCAAGTTGATGATTCAGTATAATGCCACAAAACCATAAATTGCCTGGAGGTGCAACGACATAAACAAACAAACATACCCGGTATGTCCCACTAAACGCACTGTACAGGGAGGGTAAGATATACGCTGTCCTTGCCTTAGATTCGAGAAAATGAAGAGGCTGTTTCTGGAAAGACCATCAGTTTGTGTGTGTGCattatataatgaaataatATTCACCAAAATTTACGGGTATCATCATATGTCCTGGTATCATTAATTGATGATTGAGCTCTTACAAATAACTAGACGTGTGATCTGCATGAGTACGCATTTGAAATAGTAACGACAGATGAACTATTGAATATTGTTTTTCACCGAATCCaccaaaacaaattatgaaGAAAATGTGGATATAATCTAGCAGCAAGCAGCTAGCTCACAATTGCCCCTTGTGATGCAGCGAACCAGACTTGACAGAACGGATCATATAATTTCTAATCTGAACAAGAACTCTGTTATAATGTTATTGTACTGATCATAAACTCACAAGTACAATTAATTAGTTAATGTTCATGAGACTGAAGTATGCAGCTGCATTCTTGAGTTCGCTCTCTGGTCCCAGTTCCAGTAGTTTCGTATCTCTAGACGTTGATTCTGAGCTGCAAACATGTGAAATTAAGCATGTTTTGGTTCAGAGCCGATGTTAACAATAACATTTCACTATATTAACTATTTTTCAACTACAATTGTCGATCTTATTCTATGTACCTCGATTCACAGGCTTCCTTGGATGGTAAATCATCGATAGCATTGAAGTTCAAAATATCATAATCTTGATCACAACCTTCCGCGACTTGATTAGGAGTCACAGCAAACGCACACGAACCACCGAGCTGCGTTTCAATTTCTAACAGCTTGTTGTTATCATCGGTCACATAATTATTACGATTGAATAAACATTTGGTTTCATCTGCCGACTGTTCAGTATAAAATGCAGAGCCATTTTCATTAATCTCACTAAAAAGATCGTACGAGTTCATAATCTGAGACGACGGAGAATTATTTTCTCTCAGCATTGCAAGCTGCGCGCGGACATAATGGAGCTCTTGGGTGGCCTTTTGGAGCTCCTGGTTGAGCTGTGAAATAATGCCGGAACAGCCATGAACAGGGAATTTTTCGCGAATGTAGGACTCATAGATAATGGATTTCATGGCATCGATTTTCTGATCATCGTTCCTCATTTTTTTGAGAATTTTGATCACCTTGGAAACTCCGAAAAGACGGTGCACGTCGTTGAAGATTTTGGGCTGATCAGCTGGGAAAAAGGGTGCTAGAGGGCAGTCTGAAGAGCACCTTCTTCTCTGGAACTTGCATGCAGCACAGGCTTTGTTTGGGCCTCCTTTCACTTTCATTTTGTTAAAAACAACAAGGGTTTGTTTTACTTGGTGAAATAAATGTTATGTTAAGTTTATCTTAGGTTTGAGCTAGTTGTAGTGAAAGCTAGGTGATGGAATAGGAAAGAGTAGTGTTTGGAGATGTGGAGATTAAGAGACAATTAGAGGTGGTGGGTTTGGTTAGTGTATGATGATTAATGAGTTGATAACACGTGTGAGGTTTGTTGGGGTttgatatttgaaatttgacttgttATAAAATTTGAGCTGAGAATGCGATTTTCGGGGAGAGTCGGTTTAATGATTCAAGCTGAGAGCAAGAGTGTTGTACGTGGCGctcttaattacaaaattgCTAAGCTGATCAAATCTCCCCTTTTACCTGtatattttgacttttgaccagttaaattaattatatcttgattgaaatttatatatattatataattgaaaataataataattattatatcattagaaagtatattttgtttattttaata
This genomic window from Daucus carota subsp. sativus chromosome 7, DH1 v3.0, whole genome shotgun sequence contains:
- the LOC108195716 gene encoding LOB domain-containing protein 27, with the protein product MKVKGGPNKACAACKFQRRRCSSDCPLAPFFPADQPKIFNDVHRLFGVSKVIKILKKMRNDDQKIDAMKSIIYESYIREKFPVHGCSGIISQLNQELQKATQELHYVRAQLAMLRENNSPSSQIMNSYDLFSEINENGSAFYTEQSADETKCLFNRNNYVTDDNNKLLEIETQLGGSCAFAVTPNQVAEGCDQDYDILNFNAIDDLPSKEACESSSESTSRDTKLLELGPESELKNAAAYFSLMNIN